In Prescottella soli, a genomic segment contains:
- a CDS encoding MCE family protein encodes MIYDSTGPSESTAAEDDDVNASAEPTAQAAPIEVADTKQPGWRKWLVPGLVIALVAAVGLGAAVFLLPGLGKNTVYAHFVSTTGLYEGDDVRVLGVKVGTVKKIEPGENDAKVTMYVDNDVRIPADAKAVIVAQNLVSSRFVQLTPVYSGGDEMSDGATISIDRTAVPVEWDEIKTELTKLSTALGPEGLDDQGSLARFIDTAGANLEGNGDALRRTLRQLSDTMHTLSEGRTDLFSTIRNLQAFVSALSSSNQQIVQFGGRLASVSDLLATSSDELGTALSDLNLAVGDVQRFVADNRDGLSESVQRLADATQVLADKRPEIERVLHAGPTSLANFYQIYKPKQGSLTGAIGLSNFRNPVNWICGSIEAAATSTAERSADLCKQQLGPVLESMTMNYPPIMTNPAIGEFAQPGDVEFTEPGLQQAAAGGAPVSAVKSPLDAAPTATVPKDLTGLMQPGGGR; translated from the coding sequence ATGATCTACGACTCGACGGGCCCTTCGGAATCGACTGCGGCCGAGGACGACGACGTGAACGCGTCGGCGGAGCCCACAGCTCAGGCGGCGCCGATCGAGGTCGCGGATACCAAGCAGCCTGGGTGGCGCAAGTGGTTGGTGCCCGGTCTCGTGATCGCGCTCGTCGCGGCTGTCGGCCTCGGTGCAGCAGTGTTCCTGCTGCCAGGTCTCGGTAAGAACACCGTGTACGCGCACTTCGTCTCCACGACCGGTTTGTACGAGGGCGACGATGTCCGGGTTCTCGGGGTCAAGGTCGGAACGGTCAAGAAGATCGAGCCCGGCGAGAACGACGCCAAGGTGACCATGTACGTCGACAACGACGTGCGCATTCCGGCTGATGCGAAGGCCGTGATCGTCGCCCAGAACCTCGTCTCGTCGCGGTTCGTCCAGCTGACCCCCGTGTACAGCGGCGGTGACGAAATGTCGGACGGTGCAACCATTTCGATCGATCGCACCGCCGTCCCGGTGGAGTGGGACGAGATCAAGACCGAGTTGACGAAGCTCTCTACCGCACTCGGGCCGGAAGGGCTCGACGACCAGGGGTCGCTGGCTCGGTTCATCGACACTGCCGGTGCGAACCTCGAGGGGAACGGAGACGCGCTTCGGCGGACACTGCGTCAGCTGTCGGACACGATGCACACGCTGTCCGAGGGCCGGACCGACCTGTTCTCGACCATCCGGAACCTGCAGGCGTTCGTGTCGGCTCTGTCGTCCAGCAACCAGCAGATCGTCCAGTTCGGTGGCCGACTCGCGTCGGTGTCGGACCTCCTCGCGACCAGCTCCGACGAGCTGGGGACCGCGCTCAGCGATCTCAACCTCGCTGTGGGCGACGTGCAACGCTTCGTCGCGGACAACCGCGACGGGCTCTCCGAGTCCGTGCAGCGCCTCGCCGATGCGACCCAGGTTCTGGCGGACAAGCGTCCCGAGATCGAGCGGGTGCTGCATGCCGGCCCGACCTCGCTCGCGAACTTCTACCAGATCTACAAGCCCAAGCAGGGAAGCCTGACTGGCGCGATCGGACTGAGCAACTTCCGGAATCCGGTGAACTGGATCTGCGGTTCCATCGAGGCCGCGGCGACGTCGACGGCCGAACGCAGCGCAGATCTGTGCAAGCAGCAGCTGGGGCCCGTCCTCGAATCGATGACAATGAACTATCCGCCGATCATGACGAACCCGGCCATCGGTGAGTTTGCGCAGCCTGGTGACGTCGAGTTCACGGAACCCGGACTCCAGCAGGCAGCGGCCGGCGGTGCGCCCGTTTCCGCAGTCAAGAGTCCGCTCGATGCGGCGCCCACGGCGACTGTGCCGAAGGATCTGACCGGGCTGATGCAGCCGGGAGGTGGACGATGA
- a CDS encoding MCE family protein, translating into MSPHRERNLVRIGIIGVAVSSAVVLATLQYDQLQFLSGGARYSAAFGDAGGLVVGDNVTVAGVNVGKVNKVELNGQQVLVTFTVSDGVVLGDSTGADIKTNTVLGKKSLAVTPEGSGTLRVGDTIPIERTNSPYSLTDALGDLGTSISELDTGLVDKSLDAVSGALQDTPPELRAALDGVSRLSKSINDRDESLLDLLKRAEGVTKVLSDRSDQINSLIVDGNQLFGELERRRDAINELIVNTSAVSRQLSGLVQENQAQMGPTLDNLNQAVAVLQRNKQNIADALDGLGPYIGALGETVASGPYFKAYVANILPSQWWKTAFDAGFAPEQLPQDMQDLVPETKPHTRGPGQ; encoded by the coding sequence ATGAGTCCACATCGTGAACGAAATCTGGTGCGGATCGGCATCATCGGCGTCGCGGTTTCCAGCGCGGTGGTGTTGGCGACCCTGCAGTACGACCAACTCCAGTTCCTCTCCGGCGGTGCCCGCTACTCGGCAGCCTTCGGGGACGCCGGCGGACTGGTGGTCGGTGACAACGTGACCGTTGCCGGCGTCAACGTCGGCAAGGTGAACAAGGTCGAGCTGAACGGACAACAGGTGCTCGTGACCTTCACGGTCTCGGACGGCGTCGTGCTCGGTGATTCGACGGGCGCCGACATCAAGACCAACACGGTGCTCGGCAAGAAGTCGCTCGCAGTAACGCCGGAGGGATCTGGGACGTTGCGTGTCGGCGACACCATTCCCATCGAGCGCACCAATTCGCCGTACTCGCTGACCGACGCACTGGGTGATCTGGGGACCTCGATTTCGGAACTGGATACCGGACTGGTCGACAAGTCTCTCGACGCGGTCTCCGGTGCGCTGCAGGACACTCCGCCCGAACTCCGGGCGGCACTCGACGGAGTTTCGCGTCTGTCGAAGAGCATCAACGATCGGGACGAGAGCCTGCTCGATCTGCTGAAACGCGCCGAAGGCGTGACCAAGGTGCTCTCGGACCGCAGCGACCAGATCAACTCGCTGATCGTCGACGGCAACCAGCTGTTCGGTGAGCTGGAACGTCGCCGGGACGCGATCAACGAACTGATCGTCAACACGTCCGCGGTGTCACGTCAGTTGTCCGGCTTGGTTCAGGAGAACCAGGCCCAGATGGGGCCGACACTGGACAACCTGAATCAGGCTGTCGCCGTGCTGCAACGCAACAAGCAGAACATCGCGGACGCGTTGGACGGACTGGGTCCGTACATCGGTGCTCTCGGCGAAACCGTCGCGAGTGGCCCCTACTTCAAGGCGTACGTGGCCAACATCCTGCCGAGCCAGTGGTGGAAGACCGCGTTCGATGCCGGATTCGCGCCCGAGCAGCTGCCGCAGGACATGCAGGATCTCGTTCCTGAAACCAAGCCACACACGAGGGGACCGGGCCAATGA